One region of Epilithonimonas zeae genomic DNA includes:
- a CDS encoding MarR family winged helix-turn-helix transcriptional regulator, giving the protein MNFKIIKDTIQLLEKFDSENTKESYSNDIDGFKHWIYDKEVSRIQSVNDEPVWEGKENGRTPESVISTLLVHLNRYAKTYSKSAISDSEFNTQEEFIYLINLKASGTMTKMELIKKNIQDKSTGILIINRLIKQGWVEQTNSPTDKRTKVLKITEKGLYTLELQMDKIRNATNIVTGNLNYQEKIELIKILDKLDKFHHPIFSRNIESQKLLDTVYKDYFLGKDKL; this is encoded by the coding sequence ATGAATTTTAAAATAATAAAAGACACTATTCAACTTCTAGAAAAATTTGATTCTGAAAACACAAAAGAGAGTTATTCTAATGATATCGATGGATTTAAACATTGGATTTACGATAAGGAGGTCAGCAGAATACAGTCAGTTAACGATGAACCAGTTTGGGAAGGTAAAGAAAACGGAAGAACGCCGGAAAGTGTTATCAGCACTTTGCTGGTTCATCTTAACCGATACGCTAAAACCTATTCCAAATCTGCTATTTCCGATTCGGAATTCAACACTCAGGAAGAATTTATTTATTTAATCAATCTCAAAGCGTCCGGAACCATGACGAAAATGGAATTGATTAAGAAGAATATTCAGGACAAGTCAACAGGTATTCTTATTATCAACAGACTTATAAAACAAGGCTGGGTGGAGCAAACTAATTCACCAACCGACAAAAGAACCAAAGTTCTGAAAATTACTGAAAAAGGTTTATATACTCTGGAATTACAAATGGATAAAATCCGGAACGCTACCAATATTGTTACTGGAAATCTTAATTATCAGGAAAAGATTGAACTGATAAAAATTTTGGATAAACTTGATAAATTCCATCATCCTATTTTTTCCAGAAATATTGAAAGTCAGAAACTTTTGGACACGGTTTACAAAGATTATTTTTTGGGTAAAGATAAATTATGA
- a CDS encoding tetratricopeptide repeat protein has product MKTNMKIKGLLLGFSLMTVGMISAQTSPATNAEIETLNQKIVTNPSDTEALVGLATAYQNANDWTSAIATWNKITAILPDWAPAYYSIGYANQSAKNNAGAKAAYEQYIAKVKPEEVDAAKQNLAYAYFFIAFQDKDTDKEKAKQYVAKSLQYDSSNQDALNLSKSLMN; this is encoded by the coding sequence ATGAAAACGAATATGAAAATTAAGGGACTATTATTAGGGTTCTCATTAATGACAGTAGGAATGATTAGTGCCCAAACTAGTCCGGCAACCAATGCAGAGATAGAAACGCTTAATCAAAAAATAGTTACAAATCCAAGTGATACAGAAGCTTTGGTAGGGTTGGCAACAGCTTATCAAAATGCAAATGATTGGACATCTGCTATTGCAACCTGGAACAAAATCACAGCAATCTTACCAGATTGGGCTCCTGCATATTACAGTATAGGTTATGCCAATCAATCAGCTAAAAATAATGCTGGTGCAAAAGCTGCTTACGAGCAATATATTGCTAAAGTTAAACCAGAAGAAGTGGATGCTGCGAAGCAAAACTTAGCTTATGCATATTTCTTCATCGCTTTCCAAGACAAGGATACAGATAAGGAAAAAGCAAAACAATATGTCGCAAAATCTTTGCAGTATGACAGCTCAAACCAAGATGCGCTTAACCTAAGCAAAAGCTTGATGAACTAG
- a CDS encoding DUF4349 domain-containing protein → MKKLILTAVILSTLTMCKKADLQEANNTIASADSLIDKASETVNNLDTNSVLDSVNLKAKDLIKNKEEIEKAFENSKNKIDSISENVEKFKKDIEDKKVATTIDSIQEKIKKEIPKPKTVTKVIYKDKPVKKEPVAPVNAMVKNGSVELNVDDISLAKQSVRDIIRKYDGIINTENLVSNDEFQTLYLTTKVPYDKFDYLVEDLSMLGSLHNKNLEVKGDSYNPNKLCSLDITLYDNHLKPKESANQSFGEKSADAISSGWKVIGDILLFLLPFWPVFLIGGIGYYLYKKKYGNGNHNPPNKDSAENL, encoded by the coding sequence ATGAAAAAATTAATATTGACCGCCGTTATTTTGAGCACACTTACGATGTGTAAAAAAGCAGATTTACAGGAAGCTAATAATACAATCGCCAGTGCAGATTCTTTGATTGATAAAGCTTCTGAAACTGTAAATAATCTTGATACCAATTCCGTTTTGGATTCAGTGAATTTGAAAGCTAAAGATTTGATTAAAAATAAAGAGGAAATCGAAAAAGCATTCGAGAATAGCAAAAATAAAATCGATTCTATTTCTGAAAATGTTGAAAAATTCAAAAAAGATATCGAAGATAAAAAAGTGGCAACAACGATTGATTCTATTCAAGAGAAAATCAAAAAAGAAATCCCAAAACCGAAAACCGTCACCAAAGTTATCTACAAAGACAAACCCGTAAAAAAAGAACCAGTTGCGCCAGTTAACGCAATGGTGAAAAATGGTTCTGTAGAACTAAATGTAGACGATATTTCTCTGGCAAAACAATCGGTGAGAGATATTATCAGAAAATATGATGGAATCATCAATACAGAAAATCTGGTGAGCAATGATGAGTTTCAGACTTTATATCTGACGACAAAAGTTCCTTATGATAAGTTCGATTATTTGGTAGAAGATTTATCAATGTTGGGTAGTCTCCATAACAAAAATTTAGAAGTCAAAGGTGATTCTTACAATCCTAATAAACTTTGCAGCCTGGACATCACTTTGTACGATAATCATCTGAAGCCAAAAGAATCTGCAAATCAAAGTTTTGGAGAAAAATCTGCAGATGCGATTTCTTCCGGTTGGAAAGTTATTGGAGATATTTTACTCTTCCTTCTACCCTTTTGGCCGGTTTTCCTGATTGGCGGCATTGGTTATTATTTATATAAAAAGAAATATGGTAACGGAAATCATAACCCACCAAACAAAGATTCTGCAGAGAACTTATAA
- a CDS encoding peptide chain release factor 3, translating into MSLQQEISKRKTFGIISHPDAGKTTLTEKLLLFGGAIQEAGAVKSNKIKKGATSDFMEIERQRGISVATSVLAFEYRDHKINILDTPGHKDFAEDTYRTLTAVDSVIVVIDVAKGVEEQTEKLVQVCRMRNIPMIVFINKLDREGKDAFDLLDEVEQKLGLTVCPLSLPIGMGSNFQGIYNIWENNIQLFLEEKKQKVGESLKIDDINDSQIDELVGEKAATTLREELDLIQSVYPEFNREDYMNGDLQPVFFGSALNNFGVRELLNAFIDIAPMPQPKESETRLVKPEEQNFTGFVFKIHANMDPKHRDRLAFVKIVSGTFKRNENYLLVREGKKMKFSSPNAFFADKKEVVDESFPGDIVGLHDTGSFRIGDTLTAGEKLNFKGIPSFSPEHFRYINNNDPLKAKQLAKGVDQLMDEGVAQLFTLEMNGRKIIGTVGALQYEVIQYRLEHEYGAKCSYEPISIHKACWVEADEKSEEFKEFARLKQRFLARDKYDQLVFLADSSFTITMTQEKFPNVKLHFISEFQNH; encoded by the coding sequence ATGTCTTTACAACAAGAAATCAGCAAAAGAAAAACTTTCGGAATCATCTCCCACCCCGATGCGGGAAAAACCACGCTTACGGAAAAACTCCTGCTTTTCGGAGGTGCGATTCAGGAAGCCGGAGCTGTAAAATCAAACAAAATCAAAAAAGGAGCGACCTCCGACTTTATGGAAATCGAGCGACAAAGAGGGATTTCTGTGGCGACTTCTGTTTTGGCTTTTGAATACCGTGACCACAAGATCAATATTCTAGATACGCCCGGTCACAAAGATTTTGCGGAAGATACTTATCGAACGCTGACCGCGGTTGACTCTGTAATTGTTGTAATTGACGTTGCAAAGGGGGTTGAGGAACAGACGGAGAAACTGGTTCAGGTTTGTAGAATGAGAAACATTCCGATGATTGTTTTCATCAATAAACTGGACCGTGAAGGTAAAGACGCCTTCGATTTGCTAGATGAAGTGGAACAGAAATTAGGTTTGACAGTTTGTCCGCTTTCTCTTCCGATTGGTATGGGTAGCAACTTTCAAGGAATTTATAATATTTGGGAAAATAACATCCAATTGTTTTTGGAAGAGAAAAAACAAAAAGTTGGCGAATCTCTTAAAATTGATGATATCAACGATTCTCAAATTGATGAACTGGTTGGTGAAAAAGCGGCAACAACGCTGCGTGAAGAACTGGATTTGATACAGTCTGTTTATCCTGAGTTTAATCGTGAAGATTATATGAATGGTGATTTACAGCCTGTTTTCTTTGGTTCTGCTCTTAATAATTTTGGTGTTCGTGAGTTACTGAATGCTTTCATTGATATCGCACCAATGCCTCAGCCGAAAGAAAGTGAAACGAGATTGGTAAAGCCGGAAGAACAAAATTTTACAGGGTTTGTGTTCAAAATCCACGCGAATATGGACCCGAAGCACAGAGACCGTCTGGCATTTGTGAAAATCGTGTCCGGAACTTTCAAAAGAAATGAAAATTATCTCCTTGTAAGAGAAGGTAAAAAAATGAAGTTCTCCTCTCCTAACGCGTTCTTTGCGGATAAAAAAGAAGTTGTTGATGAGAGTTTCCCTGGCGATATTGTCGGACTTCACGATACGGGAAGTTTCAGAATTGGTGATACTTTGACAGCCGGCGAAAAACTGAATTTCAAAGGAATCCCAAGTTTCTCTCCGGAGCATTTCCGTTACATCAATAACAATGACCCACTGAAAGCGAAACAGTTAGCGAAAGGTGTTGACCAGCTGATGGATGAAGGTGTAGCTCAGTTATTTACGCTGGAAATGAATGGCAGAAAGATTATCGGAACGGTTGGTGCACTTCAGTACGAGGTTATTCAATATCGTTTGGAACACGAATATGGTGCGAAATGTTCTTATGAGCCAATTAGTATTCACAAAGCGTGTTGGGTTGAAGCGGATGAAAAGTCTGAGGAATTCAAAGAATTTGCGAGATTGAAACAGCGTTTCTTAGCAAGAGACAAATATGACCAATTGGTTTTCTTAGCCGATTCTTCTTTTACGATTACGATGACTCAGGAGAAGTTTCCGAATGTGAAACTGCATTTTATTAGTGAGTTTCAGAATCATTAA